A single region of the Planctomycetota bacterium genome encodes:
- the rfbD gene encoding dTDP-4-dehydrorhamnose reductase: MSTMPSINTPVLLVGSHGMLAAAMRRSLSRRKVTDIHFVDRDECDVTSDNDVAATFDRVRPKLVINCSAYTAVDKAEVEEEIATQLNGAAVGRMAAVCREHGATFVHFGTDFVFDGQADTPYGETDEPAPVSAYGRSKLAGDKALFDSGGDDWLLLRTAWLYGPWAGRPFPKVMVDAAKAGKPLRVVSDQHGSPTLTIDLAETALDLLAGGHRGLFHVTGGGRTTWFDFTREILQQFKVTPKSLDPVTAADWAAMRPDSATRPAFSVLDTSKVEAALGRSMRDWKIALQDYRDLVAAEP, from the coding sequence ATGTCCACGATGCCGTCGATCAACACGCCCGTCCTGCTCGTCGGCAGCCACGGCATGCTCGCCGCTGCGATGCGTCGATCGCTGTCGCGTCGCAAGGTCACCGACATCCACTTCGTCGATCGCGATGAGTGCGATGTCACCTCGGACAACGACGTCGCGGCCACGTTCGATCGCGTCCGGCCGAAGCTGGTCATCAACTGCTCCGCCTACACCGCCGTCGACAAGGCCGAGGTCGAGGAGGAAATCGCTACCCAGCTCAACGGCGCGGCTGTCGGACGCATGGCGGCCGTGTGTCGAGAGCACGGTGCGACGTTCGTCCACTTCGGCACCGACTTCGTCTTCGATGGCCAAGCTGACACGCCCTACGGCGAGACCGACGAGCCCGCCCCAGTCAGCGCGTACGGCCGGAGCAAGCTGGCTGGTGACAAGGCGCTCTTCGACAGTGGCGGCGACGATTGGTTGCTGCTCCGCACAGCGTGGCTCTACGGCCCGTGGGCAGGTCGGCCTTTCCCCAAGGTCATGGTCGACGCCGCCAAAGCTGGCAAGCCACTCCGCGTCGTCAGCGACCAGCACGGCAGCCCGACGCTCACGATCGACCTCGCCGAGACGGCACTCGACCTCCTCGCCGGTGGCCACCGTGGCCTGTTCCACGTCACCGGCGGCGGGCGGACGACGTGGTTCGACTTCACGCGCGAGATCCTGCAGCAGTTCAAGGTCACGCCCAAGAGCCTCGACCCCGTCACCGCCGCCGACTGGGCGGCGATGCGACCCGACTCCGCGACGCGCCCGGCGTTCAGCGTCCTCGACACCTCAAAAGTCGAAGCCGCGCTCGGACGTTCGATGCGCGATTGGAAGATCGCACTTCAGGACTATCGGGACCTGGTCGCAGCGGAACCGTGA
- a CDS encoding HNH endonuclease, translating to MCQREVPGRLITLHHLKPKSRGGGADVRVPTCKTCHKQIHASFSNKELDDGFDSVGALRQSPRLKGFLSWVRKQKPDRTFSVAQDSRRPAKKRIRLAARRGSR from the coding sequence GTGTGCCAGCGCGAGGTCCCCGGTCGGCTCATCACGCTGCACCACCTCAAGCCCAAGAGCCGCGGCGGTGGAGCCGACGTGCGTGTGCCGACGTGCAAGACCTGCCACAAGCAGATTCACGCCAGCTTCAGCAACAAAGAACTCGACGACGGCTTCGACAGCGTCGGAGCCCTCCGCCAGTCGCCACGACTGAAGGGGTTTCTGTCCTGGGTCCGCAAGCAAAAGCCCGATCGGACGTTCTCGGTCGCTCAGGACTCGCGGCGCCCTGCGAAGAAGCGCATCCGCCTCGCCGCGAGGCGCGGATCGCGATAG